GGATACCGCTCCCAGAACACATAGCGGCTGTCCGCTATGTTCCGCAGGAGGAGCCAGAGGGTGATGGTGCGGCTGATCTCTTTTTGAACCCCTACGCGCACCAGGGCAAAGTCCGGCAGCCGTTGCCCGCGTTGCGCTTGCGGATACCGCTCACCCCAATATTCAGCATCGGCGGTCACTGTCCAACGATCGCCGAGCAGCTGCCGTCCCTGCACTTTGAGCTGCCAGGCCGGACGATAAGGCATATGGAGAGTTTCGGTGCTGTCAGCCTTCTCGTCCAATCGATCGCCATAGGCCGCAGCCTGAAAGGCAAGGCTGCTGTTGCGGCTTAACGCGCTGGTGATGCCCAGATGGATTTCAGACAGTGAACCGGAGCCGGAATCCAGTGTGAACAGACCGGAGGAGGGATCGCTCTGCCAATAAAGCAGCCGATCCATCCAATTTTTGCCGAGCATCAGTGAAAGATGTGTACCTTGAACCAACAGGACTTCGCTTTCCAGGCGCAGAGTAAAGCGGCTCTCTTCCGGCGCCATGCGGAAGCGGTGTGAAAGATACGGATTCTCCTGATGACGTTGCATGAAGGACTGGTATTGCAAGCCGCTGTGTCCATAAACCGCCACGCCAAAACGGTCGTTGGGGCTGTAACGGATACGTCCGAAGGGCGCCAGCTCCTGATGACTGAACGCAGAGTCTGCGCTCATGGCCTGAAAACCCAATCCAAGAGAAAGCTGAATCTGACGTGAGAATGGATAGAGCGCCTCGACGCCCAATTCGCTGAACGTGGCCAGGTCTGAGGTGCTGTCGTGCATGGCGTCATAGTTCTCGCGCAGAATACCGCCATGCAGGCTCACCTGCCATTGCGACCAAATCTGCTGACCGACAAGGGCCAGATTGTAGGAAAAATCATCGGATGCGTCCAGACGAACACCAGCGGTATCGCTGTTCAGGTGGATGCCTTCGATCTCCAGATTGGCGCG
The nucleotide sequence above comes from bacterium. Encoded proteins:
- a CDS encoding TonB-dependent receptor, translated to MKKIFLPWLLLALPVWAQERLTPPPTQISLPSDTMLTAGRTAEKLEADSSQIQLPDVVVMGQNKSLRQVDQKKVGKGEGPRLLQPGEAYGPLSSWLRRSNEKQGIEESPFRLQKTWLVLQAGSYSTVETRLGHWHKLRNGQVHGYGWYDQSNGQYNHSGYQQGGLAGKWEHQPSAIVKTQVQARYDRFGRELHGAVYHQTERSGGRGGLDLQVSVDPRPLTSLRANLEIEGIHLNSDTAGVRLDASDDFSYNLALVGQQIWSQWQVSLHGGILRENYDAMHDSTSDLATFSELGVEALYPFSRQIQLSLGLGFQAMSADSAFSHQELAPFGRIRYSPNDRFGVAVYGHSGLQYQSFMQRHQENPYLSHRFRMAPEESRFTLRLESEVLLVQGTHLSLMLGKNWMDRLLYWQSDPSSGLFTLDSGSGSLSEIHLGITSALSRNSSLAFQAAAYGDRLDEKADSTETLHMPYRPAWQLKVQGRQLLGDRWTVTADAEYWGERYPQAQRGQRLPDFALVRVGVQKEISRTITLWLLLRNIADSRYVFWERYPETGFSLHGGLRAQF